A single Triticum dicoccoides isolate Atlit2015 ecotype Zavitan chromosome 2A, WEW_v2.0, whole genome shotgun sequence DNA region contains:
- the LOC119357753 gene encoding eomesodermin homolog, whose product MHGDQEHRLSAWPFRAAVSPPSLTGERALFDELLRAPSKEEEVDDLDAGEEPGSEATLASPGPNAGDEELPCSTLEAPSVVAAVATAGAITAHTAHGNIHAMTTWKKCMVIRSTGVCLQALVHVVRPCIYIH is encoded by the coding sequence GTGATCAGGAGCACCGCCTTAGCGCGTGGCCCTTCCGTGCGGCCGTGTCACCGCCCTCCCTCACCGGTGAGCGCGCGCTGTTCGACGAGCTACTTCGGGCgccgagcaaggaggaggaggtggacgacCTCGACGCCGGGGAGGAGCCCGGGTCGGAGGCCACCTTAGCGTCGCCAGGGCCgaacgccggcgacgaggagctgcCCTGCTCAACGCTCGAAGCGCCGTCCGTGGTCGCTGCCGTCGCCACGGCCGGCGCCATCACCGCCCACACGGCGCACGGGAACATCCACGCCATGACGACCTGGAAGAAATGCATGGTGATCAGGAGCACTGGGGTTTGCTTGCAGGCCCTTGTGCACGTAGTACGTCCTTGTATATAtatacactga